The following proteins are encoded in a genomic region of Bacillus sp. FJAT-22090:
- the rsbW gene encoding anti-sigma B factor RsbW, whose protein sequence is MKPFDYVEIRLPAKPQYVSVARLTISGLANRIGFTYDDIEDLKIAASEAITNAVQHAYTEDEEGEVVIGCAVYEDKLEIMVADHGKSFNFEETKAKVGPYHDLEEGSFLREGGLGLYLIETLMDEVKVHHQEGVTVFMTKYVGVEQVDENVEHISS, encoded by the coding sequence ATGAAACCGTTTGATTATGTTGAAATTCGATTGCCTGCAAAGCCACAGTATGTAAGTGTTGCTCGTTTAACAATTTCTGGGTTGGCAAACCGAATTGGATTTACATATGACGATATAGAGGACTTGAAAATTGCCGCTAGTGAAGCCATAACTAATGCTGTTCAACATGCTTATACAGAGGATGAAGAAGGCGAAGTAGTAATTGGATGTGCCGTTTATGAAGATAAACTAGAAATAATGGTAGCAGATCATGGAAAGAGCTTTAACTTTGAGGAAACAAAAGCTAAAGTTGGACCGTATCACGATTTAGAAGAAGGTTCATTTCTACGGGAAGGCGGCCTAGGGTTATATTTGATTGAAACGTTAATGGATGAGGTTAAAGTTCATCACCAAGAGGGTGTAACTGTATTTATGACGAAGTATGTCGGAGTAGAGCAGGTGGATGAAAATGTCGAACACATCTCTTCATAA
- a CDS encoding SprT family protein, protein MTDEKLLKLVCNVSKTIFGKDFQHEATFNRRLRTTGGRYLLRTHNIEINPLVFEKHGLEELVGVIKHELCHYHLHIEGRGYKHRDADFRELLKRTNSPRFCSTLVEPKEIKRKKIYTYSCEKCSLLYNRKIRLNTEKYRCGKCLGKLVLVTSKISK, encoded by the coding sequence ATGACAGATGAAAAACTTTTAAAATTAGTATGCAATGTATCAAAAACAATCTTTGGGAAAGACTTTCAACATGAAGCTACCTTTAATAGGCGCCTCCGAACAACTGGAGGAAGGTATTTGTTGAGAACACATAATATCGAAATAAACCCACTAGTCTTTGAAAAACATGGGTTGGAAGAATTAGTTGGTGTTATAAAACATGAGCTTTGTCATTATCACCTACATATAGAGGGAAGAGGATATAAACATAGAGATGCCGACTTTAGAGAACTTCTAAAAAGAACAAACTCTCCAAGATTTTGTTCGACCCTCGTTGAACCTAAAGAGATTAAAAGGAAGAAAATCTATACGTATTCGTGTGAAAAATGCTCACTTCTATATAATCGAAAAATTCGATTAAATACCGAGAAATACAGGTGTGGCAAGTGTTTAGGGAAATTAGTTTTAGTTACTAGTAAAATTTCTAAATAA
- a CDS encoding PP2C family protein-serine/threonine phosphatase has product MPQEFKRDYKNILKDYTLKQTEHNLYEGQNFSKQLIQKNISPEDVISIHKASLEEIMPELPENVSHSFDLLIEVMIHYGLALKEHQTLIKKQENFKMEMELAANVQKTLLKTKVPKMSGLDIGMISVPAKEMNGDYAYFLSDETNLGIAVADVIGKGIPAALCMSMIKYGMDGLSGAKTEPVVVLDIINRIVEKSVSDSMFISMFYGAYDSTNNEFTYASAGHEPPLFYCEKSSSFEELQAKGLLLGVIPNVKYEQQSIVLDKGDFVVMMTDGVTECRSKEGFIEQQKVMEIIESVKNEPAQVMVEYVFHKLEELQDFEQRDDFTLVILKKM; this is encoded by the coding sequence ATGCCTCAAGAGTTTAAACGAGATTATAAAAATATATTAAAAGATTATACGTTAAAGCAAACAGAGCATAATTTATATGAGGGGCAAAACTTTAGTAAGCAACTTATACAGAAGAACATCTCTCCAGAAGATGTTATAAGCATACATAAGGCCTCTTTAGAAGAAATAATGCCCGAACTACCTGAGAACGTATCACATTCTTTTGATTTATTAATAGAAGTGATGATTCACTATGGTTTGGCGCTAAAAGAGCATCAAACTTTAATAAAAAAACAAGAAAACTTTAAAATGGAAATGGAATTAGCTGCAAACGTGCAAAAAACATTGCTAAAAACAAAAGTTCCGAAAATGTCTGGTTTAGATATTGGAATGATTTCTGTCCCTGCAAAAGAAATGAATGGTGATTATGCTTATTTCTTAAGTGACGAAACAAACTTAGGTATAGCTGTAGCTGATGTTATTGGAAAAGGAATTCCCGCTGCACTTTGTATGTCGATGATTAAGTATGGGATGGATGGTTTGTCTGGAGCAAAAACAGAACCTGTTGTTGTTTTGGATATTATTAATAGAATCGTTGAGAAAAGTGTTAGTGATTCAATGTTTATATCGATGTTTTATGGAGCATACGATTCAACGAATAACGAATTTACTTATGCTTCTGCTGGACATGAACCACCATTATTCTATTGTGAAAAAAGCAGTAGCTTTGAAGAGTTACAGGCAAAAGGCTTACTCCTTGGTGTTATTCCAAACGTTAAATATGAACAACAATCAATTGTATTAGATAAAGGTGATTTTGTTGTCATGATGACAGACGGTGTGACAGAGTGTCGCTCGAAGGAAGGCTTCATCGAACAACAAAAGGTGATGGAAATCATTGAAAGTGTGAAAAATGAACCTGCGCAAGTAATGGTTGAATACGTATTCCATAAGTTAGAAGAGTTACAGGATTTCGAACAACGAGATGATTTTACATTGGTCATCTTAAAGAAAATGTAA
- a CDS encoding Tex family protein codes for MEIKKMLQLVSKETGVKTTQAEQVIKLLEEGNTVPFIARYRKEQTGSLDEVQIKAIEDRYNYIQQLEQRKEEVIRLIDEQGKLTEELITSINNATVLQRVEDLYRPYKQKRRTKATIAKEKGLEPLANLLLTFPKESVEKLATDYLNEELEVLTIEDALQGARDILAEQFADDAKIREQIRNISRADGKVISSVKKAELDEKNIFEMYYEYEEPVKKIVPHRTLALNRGEKEDVLKVSIQVPIEKVTSVMKLQWVPNNTSSDAVGHVEMSIEDSYKRLIQPSVEREIRTELTEKAEAQAIHIFSENLRNLLLQPPLKGKIILGVDPAYRTGCKLAVVDDTGKLLEVSAIYPHAPKMDVEGSKKRVLSYLEKYPISLIAIGNGTASRETEQFIVDCLKEVEGDVAYVIVNEAGASVYSASETARNEFPDLQVEQRSAVSIARRLQDPLAELVKIDPKAVGVGQYQHDVSQKKLSESLSFIVETAVNQVGVNVNTASASLLQYVSGLSKTVAENVVNLRNEQGRFTSRAQLKKIPRLGAKTYEQAIGFLRVPDAKNPFDATGIHPESYKAAEQVLEIAGLKKSQIGSKEAEEALKNINIADVSKELEIGEITLKDIVDTLIKPTRDPREAFPQPILKKDVLKMEDLQTGMELQGTVRNVVDFGAFVDIGVKQDGLVHISKLKKGFVKHPLDVVSLGDIVTVWVEQYDANKGRIALTMLPPQEQV; via the coding sequence TTGGAAATAAAAAAAATGTTACAGCTTGTTTCAAAAGAAACAGGCGTTAAAACTACGCAAGCAGAACAAGTAATCAAACTATTAGAAGAAGGAAATACAGTTCCCTTTATCGCACGATATAGAAAAGAACAAACTGGATCTTTAGATGAGGTGCAAATTAAAGCAATTGAAGATCGGTACAATTACATACAACAGCTAGAACAACGAAAAGAAGAGGTTATCCGCTTAATAGACGAGCAAGGCAAGTTAACTGAAGAATTGATTACTTCTATTAATAATGCAACCGTACTACAGCGTGTAGAGGATTTATATCGTCCCTATAAACAAAAAAGAAGAACGAAGGCTACGATTGCAAAAGAAAAAGGATTAGAACCTTTAGCGAACTTGCTACTTACTTTCCCAAAAGAGTCGGTAGAAAAATTAGCAACTGATTATTTAAATGAAGAATTAGAAGTTCTTACTATTGAGGATGCTCTTCAAGGAGCAAGAGATATACTAGCAGAACAATTTGCAGATGATGCAAAAATTCGTGAACAAATACGTAATATCTCTAGAGCAGATGGTAAAGTGATTTCCTCCGTCAAAAAGGCTGAATTGGATGAGAAAAACATATTCGAAATGTATTATGAATATGAAGAACCGGTGAAAAAAATAGTACCGCATAGAACACTAGCTTTAAATCGTGGTGAGAAAGAGGATGTTCTAAAGGTAAGTATCCAAGTTCCTATTGAAAAAGTAACTAGTGTTATGAAATTACAATGGGTTCCAAATAACACTTCCAGTGATGCGGTTGGACATGTAGAAATGTCCATTGAAGATTCTTACAAACGTTTGATTCAACCATCTGTTGAAAGAGAGATTCGTACGGAGCTGACAGAAAAAGCAGAAGCACAAGCAATTCATATATTCTCGGAAAATTTACGTAATCTGTTACTACAACCTCCTTTAAAAGGAAAAATAATTTTGGGTGTAGACCCTGCATATCGAACAGGGTGTAAGTTGGCGGTAGTAGATGATACAGGAAAATTATTAGAAGTATCCGCTATTTATCCGCATGCCCCTAAAATGGACGTAGAAGGATCTAAAAAAAGAGTTCTATCTTATTTAGAGAAATATCCAATTTCATTGATTGCAATCGGAAATGGGACAGCTTCTCGTGAAACAGAGCAATTCATAGTTGATTGCTTAAAAGAAGTAGAGGGCGATGTAGCGTACGTTATTGTCAATGAAGCAGGTGCCAGTGTTTACTCAGCATCGGAAACTGCAAGAAATGAGTTTCCTGACTTGCAGGTGGAGCAGCGAAGTGCCGTTTCCATAGCAAGACGTTTACAAGATCCCCTTGCAGAACTTGTGAAAATCGATCCAAAAGCAGTGGGTGTAGGTCAGTACCAACATGATGTATCCCAAAAGAAACTATCCGAATCACTTTCTTTTATAGTAGAAACTGCAGTTAATCAGGTTGGAGTTAATGTAAACACTGCCTCTGCATCTTTACTACAATATGTTTCAGGGCTATCAAAGACAGTAGCAGAAAATGTCGTGAATCTAAGAAACGAACAAGGTAGATTTACATCAAGAGCACAGCTAAAGAAAATTCCTAGACTTGGAGCTAAAACCTATGAGCAAGCAATTGGATTCTTGCGTGTTCCGGATGCAAAAAATCCATTTGATGCCACTGGAATTCACCCAGAGAGCTATAAAGCTGCAGAACAAGTATTAGAAATTGCAGGATTGAAAAAGTCTCAAATCGGATCTAAAGAGGCGGAAGAAGCCTTGAAGAATATTAATATTGCAGATGTGAGTAAGGAATTAGAGATTGGTGAAATCACACTAAAAGATATAGTGGATACATTGATTAAACCTACAAGAGATCCACGAGAAGCATTTCCGCAACCGATTTTGAAAAAAGATGTACTTAAGATGGAAGATCTTCAAACAGGAATGGAGCTCCAAGGGACAGTTCGAAACGTAGTAGATTTTGGAGCATTTGTCGATATAGGTGTAAAACAAGATGGACTAGTTCATATATCTAAGCTGAAAAAAGGATTTGTTAAACATCCACTTGATGTCGTTTCATTAGGAGACATCGTAACTGTATGGGTAGAACAGTATGACGCCAATAAAGGAAGAATCGCACTTACGATGCTACCTCCACAAGAACAAGTGTGA
- a CDS encoding STAS domain-containing protein: protein MNITVELLEENMKVTGIIKGEIDAFTAPILREKLAEIQLAENLQVELDLKDVSYMDSTGLGVFVGFYKSVKASNSHLELTGLSSRLKRLFDITGLGEIMDIQAASKEVKIDETV, encoded by the coding sequence ATGAATATTACAGTAGAGTTATTAGAAGAAAACATGAAGGTTACAGGGATTATTAAAGGCGAAATTGATGCTTTTACCGCACCTATTCTTCGAGAAAAATTAGCAGAAATTCAATTAGCAGAAAATCTTCAAGTTGAATTAGACTTGAAAGATGTATCATATATGGATAGTACAGGTTTAGGAGTTTTTGTTGGCTTTTACAAAAGCGTTAAAGCTTCCAATAGTCACTTAGAATTAACTGGTCTTTCATCTCGTTTAAAACGATTGTTTGATATAACTGGTTTAGGAGAGATTATGGATATTCAAGCAGCTAGTAAAGAGGTGAAAATAGATGAAACCGTTTGA
- the sigB gene encoding RNA polymerase sigma factor SigB, whose product MSNTSLHNKQSKEQILKWIEDYQQNESEEAQTNLVLNYTRLVESIARKYSNGKSHHEDIVQVGMLGLLGAIRRYDPSFGRNFEAFAIPTIIGEIKRFLRDKTWAVHVPRRIKELGPRIRAAVETLTIEFQRSPLVPEIADHLGVEVEDVLEAMEMGKSYQALSMDHSLDSDSDGSTITLFDVIGNTDGEYEKTDQRLLVANALNILSEREKEIIQFTYIEQLSQKETGDRLGISQMHVSRIQRKAIKKLQAAILASGGVEE is encoded by the coding sequence ATGTCGAACACATCTCTTCATAACAAACAATCAAAGGAACAAATTTTAAAATGGATAGAAGATTATCAACAAAATGAGAGTGAAGAAGCACAAACGAATCTCGTATTAAATTACACTAGACTCGTGGAATCCATCGCCCGTAAATATTCGAATGGTAAGTCACATCACGAGGATATAGTACAAGTTGGAATGCTTGGACTCTTAGGTGCTATTAGAAGATATGATCCATCCTTTGGCAGGAACTTTGAAGCATTTGCAATTCCAACGATAATTGGTGAAATTAAACGGTTTTTACGTGACAAAACTTGGGCGGTCCATGTTCCTAGAAGAATTAAAGAGCTAGGACCACGTATTCGTGCAGCTGTAGAAACGTTAACCATTGAATTTCAGCGATCACCGTTAGTCCCAGAAATAGCGGATCATTTAGGAGTAGAGGTAGAAGACGTTTTAGAAGCGATGGAAATGGGTAAAAGCTATCAGGCTCTGTCTATGGACCATTCGCTGGATTCAGATTCTGATGGAAGTACTATCACTCTTTTTGACGTTATTGGAAACACAGACGGAGAGTACGAGAAAACAGATCAACGTTTACTTGTAGCTAATGCTTTAAATATACTTTCTGAACGAGAAAAAGAAATAATTCAGTTTACATATATTGAGCAATTAAGTCAAAAAGAAACTGGCGATCGTTTGGGAATTTCTCAAATGCATGTTTCTAGAATTCAAAGAAAAGCTATAAAAAAATTGCAAGCAGCAATATTAGCGTCAGGTGGAGTAGAAGAGTGA
- a CDS encoding PP2C family serine/threonine-protein phosphatase, whose translation MKYISDESVDVLVYQEAKTGNLDSGDTYYIYKDDDYLLCAIADGLGNGPVAKESADVMPEILANNLNESLDDLLLLCNERMFQKRGAAVAIVRADLKNKTISYSCVGNIKFYMYQSKTDKMIYPLPVMGYLSGRKQKFRTQTYSYSEKDKFLMHSDGVELKNPKETLKRANSTKCLYESLIDIIKHGDDATFIAGSLL comes from the coding sequence GTGAAATATATTTCAGATGAATCGGTAGACGTTTTAGTCTATCAAGAAGCTAAAACAGGTAACTTGGACTCTGGGGATACGTACTATATTTATAAAGATGATGATTACTTACTTTGTGCGATTGCGGATGGACTAGGAAATGGTCCGGTTGCAAAAGAATCCGCAGATGTAATGCCTGAGATTCTTGCTAACAACCTAAATGAGTCTTTGGATGATTTGCTGTTACTTTGCAATGAAAGAATGTTTCAAAAGAGAGGCGCCGCAGTTGCAATTGTAAGAGCAGATTTAAAGAACAAAACTATTTCCTATAGTTGCGTTGGCAATATTAAATTTTACATGTATCAAAGTAAAACAGACAAAATGATCTATCCTTTACCTGTAATGGGCTATCTATCTGGTAGGAAGCAAAAGTTTCGCACTCAAACTTACTCTTACTCTGAAAAGGATAAATTCCTGATGCACTCGGACGGAGTAGAATTAAAGAATCCGAAAGAAACATTAAAAAGGGCGAATAGCACCAAATGTTTATATGAATCTTTAATTGACATTATCAAGCATGGTGATGATGCAACATTTATCGCAGGAAGCTTACTCTAG
- a CDS encoding anti-sigma regulatory factor has protein sequence MNFESSVDIITEWDIVAARQLGRNKAKEVGFGTVDQARITTAISELARNIYLYAGKGKIEINHITEGNLKGLLVIASDEGPGIADVRKALEDGYTTSGGLGAGLPGVKRLMDNFKIETVIGEGTKISATKWLR, from the coding sequence ATGAACTTTGAGTCTTCTGTTGATATTATAACAGAGTGGGACATTGTTGCTGCTAGGCAGCTTGGAAGAAACAAAGCAAAAGAAGTAGGCTTTGGAACAGTCGACCAAGCAAGAATTACTACAGCTATCAGTGAACTTGCTCGTAATATTTATTTATATGCTGGAAAAGGAAAGATAGAAATCAACCATATTACAGAAGGCAATCTTAAAGGGTTATTAGTTATCGCATCGGATGAAGGCCCAGGAATTGCGGACGTTCGAAAAGCTTTGGAAGATGGTTATACCACTTCCGGTGGACTAGGTGCAGGACTTCCTGGTGTGAAGCGTTTGATGGATAATTTTAAGATTGAGACAGTAATTGGAGAGGGTACAAAGATTAGTGCTACTAAGTGGCTTAGATAG